The Urbifossiella limnaea genome has a window encoding:
- a CDS encoding GTP-binding protein, with protein MSVRFVMVGGFLGAGKTTTLARLARLYQARGSRVGVVTNDQAHDLVDTNTFRAQGLATEEVPGACFCCRFDDLVAKVGALSAGERPDVILAEPVGSCTDLVATVIQPLRDLYRGRFEVAPYAVLFKPSHGAKILRDQPAGGFSPKAAYIFKKQLEEADAIVLNRADELPPAELDELARLVGEQFPDTPVLRVSAKTGAGFDALLAFLDQTGGFGRKILDIDYDTYAEGEAELGWLNASARLTAAAPFDLDALLTAILRRLAEACGRLGGEVAHLKLIGTDDAGAFAVGNVVSSDTAAALSLPSGVRPVAADLIVNARVAIDPAVLEAEVRRVVAEVAGQGGVAAEFRTSQSLRPGRPVPTHRYPAAKG; from the coding sequence ATGTCCGTCCGCTTTGTCATGGTCGGGGGCTTCCTCGGGGCCGGGAAGACCACCACGCTCGCCCGCCTCGCCCGCCTGTACCAGGCCCGCGGCAGCCGCGTCGGCGTCGTCACCAACGACCAGGCCCACGACCTCGTGGACACCAACACGTTCCGCGCCCAGGGGCTCGCCACCGAGGAGGTGCCCGGGGCCTGCTTCTGCTGCCGGTTCGACGACCTCGTCGCCAAGGTCGGGGCGCTGTCGGCCGGGGAGCGGCCGGACGTCATTCTAGCCGAGCCGGTCGGGAGTTGTACGGACCTCGTGGCGACCGTGATCCAGCCGCTGCGGGATTTGTACCGCGGCCGGTTCGAGGTGGCGCCGTACGCCGTGCTCTTCAAGCCGAGCCACGGGGCGAAGATTCTCCGCGACCAGCCCGCCGGCGGGTTCAGCCCCAAGGCCGCGTACATCTTCAAGAAGCAGCTCGAAGAAGCGGACGCGATCGTCCTCAACCGCGCCGACGAGCTCCCGCCCGCGGAACTGGACGAGCTGGCCCGCCTCGTCGGCGAGCAGTTCCCGGACACCCCGGTGCTCCGCGTCTCGGCGAAGACCGGCGCCGGGTTCGACGCCCTGCTGGCGTTCCTCGACCAGACCGGCGGGTTCGGCCGCAAGATTCTCGACATCGACTACGACACGTACGCCGAGGGCGAGGCCGAGCTCGGCTGGCTGAACGCCTCGGCGCGGCTGACGGCGGCCGCGCCGTTCGACCTGGACGCGCTGCTGACGGCGATCCTGCGCCGGCTGGCGGAGGCGTGCGGCCGGCTCGGCGGCGAGGTGGCGCACCTGAAGCTCATCGGCACCGACGACGCCGGGGCGTTCGCCGTCGGCAACGTGGTGAGCAGCGACACCGCCGCGGCGCTGAGCCTGCCGAGCGGGGTGCGGCCGGTGGCGGCCGACCTGATCGTGAACGCCCGGGTGGCGATCGACCCGGCGGTGCTGGAGGCCGAGGTGCGCCGCGTCGTGGCCGAGGTGGCGGGGCAGGGCGGGGTGGCGGCGGAGTTCCGCACGAGCCAGAGCCTGCGGCCGGGCCGCCCGGTGCCGACGCACCGCTACCCCGCGGCGAAGGGGTGA
- a CDS encoding acyltransferase family protein has product MRFNNIQVLRLVAAVAVVVYHLGHYAQHTFGTTAFPAELLCAGNWMSFPVPLFFAVSGFVLTQAAAGGSAGRFLWGRALRLYPGYWVAVLLVMGLMWFTVWPPEYRRYVRPENLSWFLLPSEPGTEIYPLGVEWTLVYETALYLWVAATVALFGARRGLPVCAAVWAVLLLAKAAVWPDYAAVQLPRWSEVPFSVVNLSFVLGVLVYQVRDRGRRWRWPVLLATAAWLATVPPRTNSLEGQWLAFAPAAAALVWLAVQLPQLASTNRLVRWGEYSYGVYLLHAPAMMGTFFLLMWGGWLADSSAAVLLAGVVALAAGFGYGRLECALYARVRPLAKVNPAAVLRRARLALKPKGASRVP; this is encoded by the coding sequence ATGCGGTTTAACAACATTCAGGTTCTTCGCCTGGTCGCGGCCGTCGCCGTCGTCGTGTACCACCTCGGTCACTACGCGCAGCACACGTTCGGCACCACCGCCTTCCCCGCGGAGCTTCTCTGCGCCGGGAACTGGATGAGCTTTCCGGTGCCGCTGTTCTTCGCCGTGAGCGGCTTCGTCCTGACGCAGGCCGCGGCCGGCGGGTCGGCGGGGCGGTTCCTGTGGGGCCGGGCGCTGCGGCTGTACCCGGGCTACTGGGTCGCGGTGCTGCTCGTCATGGGGCTCATGTGGTTCACCGTGTGGCCGCCCGAATACCGCCGCTACGTCCGGCCCGAGAACCTGTCCTGGTTCCTCCTGCCGAGCGAGCCGGGCACCGAAATCTACCCCCTCGGCGTCGAGTGGACGCTGGTCTACGAGACGGCCCTGTACCTGTGGGTAGCCGCGACGGTGGCCCTGTTCGGGGCGCGGCGCGGTTTGCCCGTCTGCGCCGCGGTGTGGGCCGTGCTGCTGCTGGCGAAGGCGGCGGTGTGGCCGGACTACGCGGCGGTGCAGCTGCCGCGCTGGAGCGAGGTGCCGTTCTCGGTCGTGAACCTGTCGTTCGTGCTGGGCGTGCTCGTGTACCAGGTGCGCGACCGCGGCCGCCGATGGCGGTGGCCGGTGCTCCTGGCGACGGCGGCGTGGCTGGCCACGGTGCCACCGCGGACGAACTCGCTCGAGGGCCAGTGGCTGGCGTTCGCCCCCGCGGCGGCGGCGCTGGTGTGGCTCGCGGTGCAGTTGCCGCAGTTGGCCTCGACCAACCGGCTGGTGCGGTGGGGCGAGTACAGCTACGGCGTGTACCTGCTGCACGCCCCGGCGATGATGGGGACGTTCTTCTTGCTCATGTGGGGGGGCTGGCTGGCGGACAGCAGCGCGGCGGTACTGCTGGCGGGAGTCGTGGCGCTGGCGGCGGGCTTCGGCTACGGCCGGCTGGAGTGCGCGCTGTACGCCCGGGTGCGGCCGCTGGCGAAGGTGAACCCGGCGGCGGTGCTCCGGCGGGCGCGGTTGGCGCTGAAGCCGAAGGGTGCGAGCCGCGTCCCGTAG
- a CDS encoding antibiotic biosynthesis monooxygenase, whose amino-acid sequence MHGDGPVTLVVHQRVRPGHEAAFEDWLRGITRAMQGFGGHPGFQVRRPTDPKQPEYLVLIRFDTLPDLEAWERSDARREWLERASPLLSHPWVRERHTGLEVWFTPPPGRAQPPRHKQVVVTAVAVYPLLLLTQLVVTPALTDWPVLARPLAVAALMVPAMTYLVMPLATRAFARWLYGGAG is encoded by the coding sequence ATGCACGGGGACGGACCGGTCACGCTCGTCGTCCACCAGCGGGTGCGGCCGGGGCACGAGGCGGCGTTCGAGGACTGGCTCCGGGGCATCACCCGTGCGATGCAGGGGTTCGGCGGGCACCCGGGCTTCCAGGTCCGCCGGCCGACCGACCCGAAGCAGCCCGAATACCTGGTGTTGATCCGGTTCGACACGCTACCGGACCTGGAGGCGTGGGAGCGGTCGGACGCCCGCCGGGAGTGGCTGGAGCGGGCGTCGCCGCTGCTGTCGCACCCCTGGGTGCGCGAGCGGCACACGGGGCTGGAGGTGTGGTTCACGCCGCCGCCGGGCCGGGCCCAGCCGCCGCGGCACAAGCAGGTCGTGGTGACGGCGGTGGCGGTGTACCCGCTGCTGCTGCTCACGCAACTCGTCGTCACCCCGGCGCTGACCGACTGGCCGGTGCTGGCCCGCCCGCTCGCGGTCGCGGCGCTGATGGTCCCGGCGATGACGTATCTGGTGATGCCGCTCGCCACCCGGGCGTTCGCCCGGTGGCTGTACGGCGGCGCGGGATAG